From the genome of Alosa sapidissima isolate fAloSap1 chromosome 14, fAloSap1.pri, whole genome shotgun sequence, one region includes:
- the smad3a gene encoding mothers against decapentaplegic homolog 3a, with translation MSILPFTPPIVKRLLGWKKGEQNGQEEKWCEKAVKSLVKKLKKTGQLDELETAITTQNINTKCITIPRSLDGRLQVSHRKGLPHVIYCRLWRWPDLQSHHELRAIDLCEFAFHMKKDEVCVNPYHYQRVETPVLPPVLVPRHTEIPAEFPPLDDYIHSIPENTNFPAGIEPQSNYIAETPPPGYISEDGETSDHPMSHSMDTGSPNLSPSPVSPTHSNLDLQPVTYCEPAFWCSISYYELNQRVGETFHASQPSLTVDGFTDPSNSERFCLGLLSNVNRNAAVELTRRHIGRGVRLYYIGGEVFAECLSDSAIFVQSPNCNQRYGWHPATVCKIPPGCNLKIFNNQEFAALLAQSVNQGFEAVYQLTRMCTIRMSFVKGWGAEYRRQTVTSTPCWIELHLNGPLQWLDKVLTQMGSPSIRCSSVS, from the exons atgtcaattttaccttttaCACCTCCGATTGTGAAAAGACTTTTGGGTTGGAAAAAGGGAGAGCAGAATGGGCAGGAGGAGAAGTGGTGCGAAAAGGCTGTGAAGAGTCTTGTGAAGAAACTGAAGAAGACGGGACAGCTGGACGAACTGGAGACTGCCATCACAACACAGAACATCAACACCAAGTGCATCACCATACCGAG GTCTCTGGATGGCCGTCTGCAGGTGTCCCACAGGAAGGGTCTTCCCCACGTCATCTACTGCCGACTGTGGCGCTGGCCCGACCTGCAGTCGCACCACGAGCTGCGCGCCATCGACCTGTGCGAGTTCGCCTTCCACATGAAGAAGGACGAGGTGTGCGTCAACCCCTACCACTACCAGCGCGTGGAGACAccgg TACTGCCCCCGGTGCTGGTGCCCCGGCACACGGAAATCCCGGCCGAGTTTCCCCCGCTGGATGACTACATCCACTCCATCCCAGAGAACACCAACTTCCCCGCCGGCATCGAGCCGCAGAGCAACTACATCGCAG AGACCCCTCCGCCTGGCTACATCAGTGAGGACGGGGAGACCAGTGACCATCCGATGAGCCACAGTATGGACACAG gCTCACCGAACCTTTCACCAAGTCCAGTGTCTCCAACGCACAGTAACTTAG acctgcAGCCAGTGACATACTGCGAGCCGGCCTTCTGGTGCTCCATCTCCTACTACGAGCTGAACCAGCGTGTGGGCGAGACCTTCCACGCCTCACAGCCCTCGCTGACCGTTGACGGCTTCACAGACCCGTCCAACTCGGAGCGCTTCTGCCTGGGCCTGCTGTCCAACGTCAACCGCAACGCCGCCGTGGAGCTCACGCGACGCCACATCG GTCGGGGTGTACGTTTGTACTACATCGGTGGGGAGGTGTTTGCCGAGTGCCTCAGCGACAGCGCCATCTTTGTCCAGAGCCCAAACTGCAACCAGCGCTACGGCTGGCATCCCGCCACCGTCTGCAAGATCCCCCCAG GTTGCAACCTGAAGATCTTCAACAACCAGGAGTTTGCGGCCCTCCTGGCCCAGTCGGTGAACCAGGGCTTCGAGGCCGTCTACCAGCTGACCCGGATGTGCACCATCCGCATGAGCTTCGTCAAGGGCTGGGGTGCAGAGTAcag